One region of Ferrimicrobium sp. genomic DNA includes:
- the folP gene encoding dihydropteroate synthase, translating into MSGTLAPSHRPRPAVMGIVNVTPDSFSDGGRYVDTQDAIDHGRELFAQGAAIVDVGGESTRPGARTVPDDEEERRVLPVVEALAEVGVVSIDTRKEAVARSALAHGATIVNDVSASLGRVAAEFGAGWVAMHAQGDPTTMQQAPHYTDVVDEVYRFLAACRQDAQTFGVQELYLDPGIGFGKSIHHNLELLRHLMRFCDLGAPVLVGISRKSFLAGLSRLNRIEDPAQREEESLAANIWALTHGASVVRVHEVTPVMEYLRLIDAMELARQDNE; encoded by the coding sequence ATGAGTGGGACCCTAGCGCCGTCGCATCGACCACGACCGGCGGTCATGGGGATCGTCAACGTCACTCCTGACTCGTTTTCCGATGGAGGTAGGTATGTTGATACTCAGGACGCCATTGACCACGGCAGGGAACTCTTTGCCCAGGGAGCCGCGATCGTCGATGTTGGTGGTGAGTCAACCCGTCCAGGAGCGCGAACGGTCCCCGATGATGAGGAAGAACGCCGAGTCTTGCCGGTAGTCGAGGCGCTTGCCGAGGTCGGTGTGGTCTCGATCGACACTCGTAAGGAAGCAGTTGCTCGGTCGGCACTCGCGCATGGAGCCACCATCGTCAATGACGTCAGTGCTTCACTTGGCCGGGTGGCGGCAGAGTTTGGGGCGGGTTGGGTCGCGATGCATGCACAGGGTGATCCAACGACGATGCAACAAGCACCCCATTACACCGATGTCGTCGATGAGGTGTATCGTTTCCTTGCGGCGTGTCGTCAAGATGCACAGACCTTTGGTGTCCAGGAACTCTATCTCGATCCGGGCATCGGTTTCGGCAAATCGATCCACCATAACCTGGAGCTGTTGCGCCATCTTATGCGTTTTTGTGATCTTGGTGCGCCTGTCCTCGTCGGGATCTCGCGTAAGTCCTTTTTAGCCGGTCTTTCGAGGCTCAACCGGATCGAAGACCCCGCACAACGCGAAGAGGAGAGTCTGGCAGCGAATATATGGGCGCTGACGCATGGGGCCTCGGTGGTTCGCGTGCATGAGGTCACTCCGGTGATGGAGTATCTCAGGCTGATCGACGCAATGGAGCTCGCGAGGCAAGACAATGAGTGA
- the lysS gene encoding lysine--tRNA ligase, with product MNDETESVNDERESLTDEVIPYEVAAVEPIGPVRASFEHLGADSKTGRVVTIAGRLMRFRRQGKLAFGDLVDSSGKIQLLLRRETTEDFERFVHQRVLGDWVSVTGEVMTSRSGELSVEVAAWQLLARARRNFGDKWRGITDPDTRYRQRYVDLWANPEVRERLLTRSRIIAQVRSDLTDRGFIEVETPILQPVASGAIAKPFVTHHNALDADFFLRIAPELYLKRLVVGGFERVFELGRDFRNEGLSPRHNPEFTMLEVYQAYTDVYGMIDLTEALISHAAMSAQGSLRITCQSQVIDLTPPFRRATMEELVSESIGQTIRLEQGREELARLAADHAVKVDEGDGPGRILFSLYEELVEPTLVEPTFVLDFPKEVSPLARDHRDPAKAGRVEQFDLVIMGREVGTAYSELNDPDEQRRRFLQQAQARLQGDDEAMVLDEDFLRALEHGMPPTGGLGIGIDRLVVLLTDAPHIKEVIAFPALRPESS from the coding sequence GTGAACGATGAGACAGAGTCAGTGAACGATGAGAGAGAATCACTGACCGATGAAGTTATCCCCTATGAGGTGGCGGCGGTGGAGCCGATTGGCCCGGTCCGCGCGTCCTTCGAGCACCTAGGTGCAGACAGCAAGACTGGTCGGGTGGTAACGATTGCAGGACGTCTGATGCGCTTCCGGCGTCAAGGCAAGCTGGCCTTTGGCGATCTTGTTGACTCGAGTGGGAAGATCCAGCTATTACTGCGTCGTGAGACCACGGAGGACTTCGAACGTTTTGTCCATCAGCGCGTGCTAGGCGATTGGGTCAGCGTCACTGGAGAGGTGATGACATCGCGCAGTGGTGAGCTATCTGTGGAGGTGGCGGCCTGGCAACTTCTTGCGCGTGCCCGTCGTAACTTTGGAGATAAATGGCGCGGTATTACTGATCCCGACACCCGGTATCGCCAACGTTATGTTGACCTGTGGGCCAATCCAGAGGTGCGTGAACGATTGCTTACCCGGTCTCGCATCATCGCACAGGTGCGCAGTGACCTGACTGATCGCGGTTTTATCGAGGTGGAGACACCCATTCTTCAGCCGGTTGCCTCTGGTGCGATTGCGAAACCATTTGTAACCCATCACAATGCACTTGACGCCGACTTCTTCCTCCGGATTGCCCCAGAGCTCTACCTCAAGCGGCTTGTGGTGGGAGGTTTCGAGCGGGTCTTTGAGCTTGGTCGTGACTTCCGTAACGAAGGGCTTTCTCCGAGGCATAACCCTGAGTTCACCATGCTGGAGGTGTATCAGGCCTATACGGATGTCTATGGGATGATTGACCTTACCGAGGCACTTATCTCGCATGCAGCGATGTCGGCGCAGGGTTCCTTACGTATCACCTGTCAGAGTCAGGTGATCGACCTTACTCCTCCATTCCGCCGTGCGACGATGGAGGAACTCGTCAGCGAATCCATCGGCCAGACGATCCGGCTCGAACAAGGGCGAGAAGAGCTCGCACGGCTCGCCGCTGACCATGCGGTCAAGGTAGACGAAGGCGACGGCCCTGGGCGTATTCTGTTCTCGCTGTATGAGGAGCTGGTGGAGCCTACGCTGGTGGAGCCGACCTTTGTGCTTGACTTTCCCAAAGAGGTCTCGCCGCTAGCAAGGGATCACCGTGATCCTGCCAAGGCTGGCCGTGTCGAGCAGTTTGATCTCGTGATCATGGGACGAGAGGTTGGCACGGCCTACTCGGAGCTGAATGATCCAGATGAGCAGCGTCGACGATTTCTCCAGCAAGCACAGGCTCGATTGCAAGGAGATGACGAGGCCATGGTGTTGGACGAGGACTTTCTTCGGGCCCTTGAACATGGCATGCCCCCAACCGGTGGCCTCGGCATCGGGATCGATCGTCTCGTGGTTTTGTTAACAGACGCTCCACATATCAAAGAGGTGATTGCGTTCCCGGCGCTTCGTCCGGAATCGTCGTGA
- a CDS encoding ATP-dependent Clp protease ATP-binding subunit, which yields MFERFTDRARRVLVLAQEEAKLLHHNYIGTEHILLGLVHEGDGIAAKALESLGVTLESLREEVVKLAEPSSGPTPNSPAFTVSAKKVLEYSLREALQLGHNYIGTEHMLLGLVREGEGTGSKVLMNLGIDLTRVRSQVMQILTTYEGKQPAGAGVGPSTGQEQSGGSAVLDQFGRNLTQMAREHKLDPVVGRDREIERMMQVLSRRQKNNPVLIGEPGVGKSAIVEGLAEKIVQGDVPETLRGKQIYTLDLGALVAGSRYRGDFEERLKKVLKEVRTKENIVLFIDEIHTLVGAGAAEGAIDAASILKPMLARGELQTIGATTIDEYRKHFEKDAALERRFQPITVGEPSIEDTFEILKGLRERYESHHNVTITDEALVAAANMADRYISDRFLPDKAIDLIDEAGSRLRIKRVTSPPELRKIDDDLVRTRKDKDSALARQNFDEAKRLSTKEGELAQRKSELEASWKEEGKERYGVVDEEVIAEVLAMWTGIPVNRLTEEETAKLLRMEDELHRRIVGQQEAISALSRSIRRTHAGLKDPRRPSGSFIFLGPTGVGKTELAKTLAEFLFGDPDALIQLDMSEYMEKHTVARLVGSPPGYVGYDEGGQLTEAVRRKPFSVVLFDEIEKAHPDIFNTLLQILEDGRLTDAQGRAVDFKNTILIMTSNLGSADLHKSQVGFSKNTDAVNHEKMRIKLNEALKSHFKPEFLNRIDEVIVFHELTQPEVEQIVDLLFKRIQTQLETKAIGIELTESVRAHLAKVGYDRELGARPLRRTLQRLIEDPLSERLLNKEFHPGEMVVVDLDGEDVVFRVIEGVDTTPMELAESSSAE from the coding sequence TTGTTCGAACGTTTTACGGATCGTGCTCGCCGGGTATTGGTGCTCGCTCAGGAGGAAGCTAAGCTTCTCCACCACAATTACATTGGCACGGAACACATATTGCTTGGTCTTGTGCACGAAGGCGATGGGATCGCCGCAAAGGCGCTCGAGTCACTTGGTGTCACGTTGGAGAGCCTCCGGGAGGAGGTTGTCAAGCTTGCTGAGCCTTCGTCGGGCCCTACACCGAACTCTCCAGCCTTTACCGTAAGCGCCAAGAAGGTGCTTGAGTATTCATTGCGAGAGGCACTGCAGCTCGGCCACAACTACATCGGTACCGAGCACATGTTGCTTGGCCTCGTCCGTGAGGGTGAAGGAACCGGGTCGAAGGTGCTGATGAACCTTGGTATCGATCTGACGAGAGTGCGTTCTCAGGTCATGCAGATCCTTACCACCTACGAAGGTAAGCAGCCGGCTGGCGCAGGGGTGGGTCCATCGACCGGTCAGGAGCAGTCCGGAGGGTCTGCCGTCCTTGACCAGTTTGGTCGCAACCTCACACAGATGGCTCGAGAGCACAAACTCGATCCAGTCGTTGGACGTGATCGTGAGATCGAACGGATGATGCAGGTTCTCTCGCGCCGACAGAAAAATAATCCCGTGCTGATCGGTGAGCCTGGCGTTGGTAAGTCCGCCATTGTGGAGGGTCTTGCTGAGAAGATCGTGCAAGGCGACGTTCCTGAAACTCTGCGAGGCAAGCAGATCTACACCCTTGATCTCGGAGCCTTGGTGGCGGGAAGCCGGTATCGCGGTGATTTTGAGGAGCGGTTGAAGAAGGTTCTCAAAGAGGTGCGTACCAAGGAGAACATTGTTCTCTTCATCGATGAGATCCATACCCTTGTCGGTGCTGGTGCCGCAGAGGGAGCGATTGACGCTGCTTCGATTCTCAAGCCAATGCTGGCCCGAGGTGAGCTACAGACGATTGGGGCGACCACGATCGATGAGTATCGCAAGCATTTCGAAAAGGATGCTGCGCTTGAACGTCGATTTCAGCCGATTACGGTGGGAGAACCCTCGATCGAGGATACCTTCGAGATCTTGAAGGGCCTTCGTGAGCGCTACGAATCTCATCACAACGTAACCATCACCGATGAGGCGCTCGTAGCGGCCGCCAATATGGCCGATCGATATATCTCGGATCGTTTTCTTCCCGATAAGGCGATTGATTTGATCGACGAAGCGGGTAGTCGACTGCGTATCAAGCGGGTAACCTCTCCGCCTGAGTTGCGTAAGATCGATGATGATCTGGTGCGCACGCGCAAAGACAAGGATTCAGCGTTAGCTCGCCAAAACTTCGATGAGGCGAAGCGGCTCTCGACGAAAGAGGGCGAATTGGCCCAGCGCAAGAGTGAGCTTGAGGCATCCTGGAAAGAGGAGGGCAAGGAGCGTTACGGAGTTGTCGATGAGGAGGTCATTGCTGAGGTTCTTGCGATGTGGACGGGTATCCCTGTCAATCGTTTGACCGAGGAGGAGACCGCCAAACTGCTCCGGATGGAAGATGAGCTCCACCGCCGTATCGTTGGGCAGCAGGAGGCGATCTCTGCGCTGTCTCGTTCGATCCGACGCACGCACGCTGGGTTGAAGGATCCAAGGCGTCCCTCTGGCTCCTTTATCTTTCTTGGCCCAACCGGTGTCGGTAAAACTGAGCTTGCCAAGACATTGGCGGAGTTCCTCTTTGGCGATCCGGATGCATTGATCCAGCTCGACATGAGCGAGTATATGGAGAAGCACACCGTGGCACGCCTGGTTGGCTCCCCTCCTGGGTACGTCGGCTATGACGAGGGTGGGCAGTTGACCGAAGCGGTGCGAAGGAAGCCATTCTCGGTGGTGCTCTTTGATGAGATCGAGAAGGCGCATCCCGACATCTTTAACACATTGCTGCAAATCTTGGAGGATGGTCGTCTAACCGACGCCCAAGGTAGAGCTGTGGACTTTAAGAACACCATCTTGATCATGACCTCAAACCTGGGTAGTGCCGATCTGCACAAGAGTCAGGTGGGATTCTCGAAGAACACCGACGCTGTGAATCATGAGAAGATGCGAATCAAGCTCAATGAGGCTCTGAAGTCGCACTTTAAGCCCGAGTTTCTGAACCGTATTGATGAGGTCATCGTGTTCCACGAGTTGACGCAGCCAGAGGTAGAGCAGATCGTTGATCTCCTATTCAAGCGGATACAGACGCAACTTGAGACCAAGGCGATCGGCATTGAGCTGACCGAGTCGGTGCGTGCACATCTAGCCAAGGTCGGCTACGACCGCGAACTCGGTGCACGTCCGTTACGACGCACGCTGCAACGCCTGATTGAGGACCCGCTCTCTGAACGATTGCTCAATAAGGAGTTCCATCCAGGCGAGATGGTAGTGGTTGATCTGGATGGGGAAGACGTCGTCTTCCGTGTGATCGAAGGGGTTGATACCACGCCGATGGAGCTCGCTGAGTCCTCAAGCGCTGAATAG
- a CDS encoding dihydroneopterin aldolase produces the protein MSDIIDIPHIELMAHVGLSEAERAAPQPIRIGVRLLLKVDRGLHDNIRGTFDYSLLDQVIPAALEPAPKLLETVAERITIGILDVAECSRIESIEISVTKCRPPISLVSDGVIVTLVTPISGGAVATQR, from the coding sequence ATGAGTGACATCATCGACATTCCCCACATTGAACTCATGGCCCATGTAGGCCTGTCGGAGGCTGAACGAGCCGCTCCTCAGCCAATCAGGATCGGAGTCCGTCTGCTCCTCAAGGTGGATCGTGGTCTCCATGACAACATTCGGGGTACCTTCGATTACTCGTTACTGGATCAGGTGATTCCAGCGGCGCTTGAGCCCGCCCCTAAGCTCCTCGAGACGGTGGCCGAGCGCATCACCATTGGCATCCTCGATGTTGCGGAGTGCTCACGAATCGAGTCGATTGAGATCTCGGTCACCAAGTGTCGACCTCCTATCTCGCTCGTCTCAGATGGGGTAATCGTGACGTTGGTCACGCCAATCTCTGGCGGCGCGGTGGCGACTCAGCGGTGA
- a CDS encoding polyprenyl synthetase family protein, producing the protein MSHSLALLEEQLREAAVTGDPMISEAATHLIAAGGKRIRPMISFAVAHALGWSPEKIASYAGSAMVQGAVAVELVHLASLYHDDVMDEASERRGVQSVNLKFGNLIAIVTGDFLLAKAAGISARLSQETATLLADTLARMCEGQILEVAAAHRLDRSRAEYLAAIAGKTASLMAASARIPALIAGLPADEIAMLTEIGESIGMVFQIRDDIMDIFAPKEILKKEPGQDLLEGVYTLPVILFLADPADGQALARLLPNANTGRNLRQIAELLRSSGALDESLATMDHYRDRVGELTAHLSQYDFSWVTNLFTQLIDSTRVAVDQGTGFLRLAT; encoded by the coding sequence ATGAGCCATTCCCTAGCACTTCTTGAGGAGCAGCTGCGCGAGGCCGCGGTTACCGGCGACCCAATGATCAGTGAAGCAGCAACCCATCTCATCGCGGCAGGAGGTAAACGTATCCGGCCGATGATCTCGTTCGCGGTCGCTCATGCCCTCGGCTGGTCGCCAGAGAAAATCGCCTCCTATGCGGGATCTGCGATGGTGCAGGGTGCCGTGGCCGTTGAACTCGTCCATCTGGCCTCGCTGTATCACGATGACGTCATGGACGAAGCAAGCGAACGTCGCGGCGTCCAGAGTGTCAACTTGAAGTTTGGGAATCTGATCGCCATCGTTACCGGCGACTTTCTGCTGGCCAAGGCCGCTGGTATCTCCGCGCGCCTAAGCCAGGAGACCGCGACCCTGCTCGCTGACACCCTCGCACGTATGTGTGAAGGGCAGATCCTTGAAGTCGCCGCCGCCCATCGTCTCGATCGCAGTCGTGCCGAATATCTCGCTGCGATCGCGGGAAAGACGGCCTCCCTGATGGCGGCGTCGGCGCGCATTCCCGCCTTGATCGCTGGCCTACCAGCCGATGAGATCGCGATGCTTACCGAGATCGGCGAGTCCATTGGGATGGTCTTCCAAATCAGGGATGACATCATGGACATCTTCGCACCCAAGGAGATCTTGAAGAAGGAGCCTGGACAGGACCTTCTTGAGGGGGTCTACACTCTCCCGGTCATCCTCTTCCTCGCCGATCCGGCGGACGGCCAAGCGTTAGCCCGGCTGCTTCCCAACGCCAATACCGGCAGAAACCTCCGGCAAATCGCCGAGTTACTCCGTAGTTCGGGAGCACTCGACGAATCGCTTGCGACCATGGATCACTACCGGGACCGTGTGGGCGAACTCACCGCCCACTTGAGTCAGTACGACTTCAGCTGGGTCACGAATCTCTTCACACAACTCATCGACTCCACCCGCGTCGCGGTTGATCAGGGGACAGGGTTCCTCCGACTAGCTACCTAG
- the folK gene encoding 2-amino-4-hydroxy-6-hydroxymethyldihydropteridine diphosphokinase yields the protein MKVYLGLGANLVDPQRQMESALVELGESLSVSSLYRTAPVGGPANQPDYLNAVMTMTWDQSPFALLAHIHRIEAAFGRERLVRFGPRTLDIDILTIPGLTITSADLCVPHPRMAERAFVLVPLAEIDPKMARAFGFDSSIPEEVVRIARFDRVAGRWGTNERDSTHRGDSDRGQPLSLRNEQEASQ from the coding sequence GTGAAGGTCTACCTTGGATTAGGCGCGAACCTTGTCGATCCTCAGCGCCAGATGGAGAGTGCGCTCGTGGAGCTGGGGGAGTCATTGTCGGTATCATCGCTGTACCGCACCGCACCAGTTGGTGGACCGGCCAACCAGCCTGACTATCTTAACGCCGTGATGACGATGACCTGGGACCAGTCACCTTTTGCGCTGCTCGCCCACATTCATCGTATTGAGGCAGCGTTTGGACGGGAACGGTTAGTACGGTTTGGCCCGCGCACGCTTGACATTGATATCCTCACTATCCCTGGCCTGACGATTACGAGCGCCGATCTTTGTGTTCCGCATCCTCGAATGGCGGAGCGGGCTTTTGTGCTGGTACCGTTGGCTGAAATCGATCCCAAGATGGCAAGAGCCTTCGGCTTCGACAGCTCCATCCCCGAAGAAGTGGTCAGGATTGCCCGATTCGATCGCGTGGCGGGCCGTTGGGGCACCAATGAGCGAGATTCGACGCACAGAGGCGACAGTGATCGAGGCCAACCCCTGAGCTTGAGGAATGAACAGGAGGCATCGCAGTGA
- a CDS encoding GTP cyclohydrolase I, with protein sequence MTTRDEAVAAVGEILAYLGGRSGVQFDREVYDHTPERWITFLESATDGLGELEPSAVRFELNDGGSVHLEAVSFYSLCEHHLLPFFGNVTIEYLPVDAVVGISALVHVVERHAHRLQLQERMTRDIAQDIAKVTGSRAVKVSVVAEHLCMSMRGVNKPGVRVSTEFTVSAGAR encoded by the coding sequence GTGACCACACGCGATGAGGCGGTTGCTGCCGTTGGGGAGATTCTTGCTTACCTTGGTGGCCGCAGCGGAGTACAGTTCGATCGAGAGGTATACGACCATACGCCGGAGCGTTGGATCACCTTTCTTGAGTCGGCAACTGACGGGTTGGGGGAGCTAGAGCCCTCGGCGGTGCGTTTTGAACTCAACGATGGTGGGTCGGTCCATTTGGAGGCGGTCAGCTTCTACTCGTTGTGCGAACATCATCTTTTGCCGTTCTTTGGAAACGTAACCATTGAATATCTGCCTGTAGACGCGGTCGTCGGGATCTCGGCGCTGGTCCACGTCGTCGAACGACATGCGCATCGCCTCCAACTCCAAGAACGCATGACTCGGGACATCGCCCAGGATATCGCGAAAGTGACCGGATCTCGTGCGGTCAAGGTGAGTGTGGTCGCTGAGCACCTATGCATGTCGATGCGTGGAGTGAACAAGCCAGGGGTTCGAGTCAGCACTGAGTTCACGGTGTCGGCTGGTGCGCGATGA
- a CDS encoding type III pantothenate kinase, whose amino-acid sequence MTELLLTVDIGNTETVFGFYELGPSGVGRRAEDGLLAHLRLATRIDRTVDEIYLLLRQFIDARGLALSAGMAAGGMAGVIISSSAPSATQAMIDVSRRWLAIEPLVLGRGLDIGLTIRYDNPAEVGPDRLADAVGAHDLYGGPAIIVDLGTATTFDVVAAEGDYLGGAICPGVMVALDALISRAAALRKVELVAPRSVIGKTTVESIQAGVLYGIKGQVTQIVADTEELIGPATVIGTGGLAELLAPFIPVITQVEPWLTLHGLRLIWERNRPPTTNTERRGLLSER is encoded by the coding sequence GTGACTGAGCTGCTGCTCACCGTCGATATCGGCAATACGGAAACTGTCTTTGGTTTTTACGAGCTTGGTCCTTCGGGGGTTGGTCGTAGAGCCGAGGATGGGCTGTTGGCCCATCTACGCCTTGCGACGAGGATCGATCGCACCGTCGATGAGATCTACCTGCTGCTGCGCCAGTTCATCGATGCTCGAGGGTTGGCCCTGTCTGCGGGGATGGCTGCTGGTGGGATGGCTGGAGTGATTATCTCCTCCTCCGCACCAAGTGCAACCCAGGCGATGATCGATGTGTCCCGTAGGTGGTTGGCGATCGAGCCGCTGGTACTCGGTCGTGGGCTTGATATCGGTCTTACGATCCGGTATGACAACCCTGCTGAGGTTGGACCAGATCGACTTGCTGATGCAGTCGGCGCCCATGACCTCTATGGGGGTCCAGCGATCATCGTTGATCTGGGAACCGCTACCACCTTCGATGTGGTTGCCGCTGAGGGTGACTATCTCGGGGGTGCGATCTGTCCGGGCGTGATGGTCGCACTCGATGCACTCATCTCTCGGGCCGCAGCGCTGCGTAAAGTCGAGCTTGTAGCGCCGAGGTCGGTCATCGGCAAGACGACGGTTGAGTCGATTCAGGCGGGTGTGCTCTATGGAATCAAGGGACAGGTGACCCAGATTGTTGCCGATACCGAGGAGCTGATCGGTCCAGCGACGGTGATTGGGACGGGTGGTCTCGCTGAGTTGTTGGCACCCTTTATCCCCGTCATCACCCAGGTCGAGCCATGGCTCACCTTGCACGGCCTTAGACTCATCTGGGAGCGGAATCGTCCACCGACGACGAATACGGAGCGACGGGGGTTACTCAGTGAACGATGA